A DNA window from Ctenopharyngodon idella isolate HZGC_01 chromosome 10, HZGC01, whole genome shotgun sequence contains the following coding sequences:
- the depdc5 gene encoding GATOR complex protein DEPDC5 isoform X6, whose translation MWRLKKSLVSTCAYVTQKVEFAGIRAQASELWVKGEKVTCGYISEDTRVVFRSTSAMVYIFIQMSCEMWDFDIYGDLYFEKAVNGFLSDLFAKWKEKNCSHEVTVVLFSRTFYSAKSLDEFPEMQRASVRQDHEGRYYEDFYRVVAQNERRDEWTSLLITIKKLFIQYPVLVRLKVADGYPCGHNSTSAQGNYLEAINLSFNVFDKHYINRNFDRTGQMSVVITPGVGVFEVDRLLMILTKQRMIDNGIGVDLVCMGEQPLHAVPLFKLHNRTVHGDSRIGDDYNLPHWINHSFYTSKSQNSCSCFTPRIKLAGKKAQAEKARSSKEHSLGAPKDAENSLPIQVDYDAYDAQVFRLPGPSRAQRSTNFRSSRDRESASRKSWASSDVGGGIVGNSPPTRPTGPDEQRSLASDDSLGHISNILLIPRPAQGQYEVSSSLGYTSCTRELLEKMVESQRDSSAPGRFTVGSAESTLHVRPGGYTPQRALINPFAPSRMPMKLTSNRRRWMHTFPVGPSGEAIQIHHQTRQNMAELQGSEQRDPARTSAELLELAYHEATGSKRTASRYAGENGLYISGVPDNVSGSPASSNSTGTPVNRGSFEDYSSILDPILLLSAPPTVPSFCCTVGVDWKSLTTPACLPLTTDYFPDRQTLQNDYTEGCYDLLPHTDLDRRDDESPVMTAHQVFEEFICQRLMQGYQIIVQPNRKPQPAIAPPLSSSPLYSRGLVSRRKPEDEESLYWLSMGRTFHKVCLKDKIITVTRYLPKYPYESTQIQYSYNLCPPHADANFLPFWVEFSHERLEEYKWNYLDQYICSAGSEDFSLIDSLKFWRTRFLLLPAGGARRMADSEGHWDVYGEGTGAGRDGFSGTGDWSLLDGFIRFLEGLNRIRRRHRSDRIIRKGATIKGLQVTGALSSYNPEPIAPPVGKKGTSALSALLELDQTQKSLEEQQLAAQHGGKPCGPFSEAASVALTTTYVDSPRKDAAFILDFIRSPRSSYICHSQLPTEQVPANPIEGGLSDKGGNQPGERTSATSQATGDSTPGTGSETGGQSGSSSLSLSSSSTLMEILEAIKHPTTGVQLLPEQRGLPPNCFVSAEVVHWLVSTVENVATQGIAVEIMQKMLDEGLITHASGDAMRTFVYGFYFYRIVDKDSEKAPTTQLPPAGANVWSAAALEDFALFQRKWFEVAFVLEERRPCDLPAFLLPWLPSRPASYASRHSSFSRSFGGRSQAAALLAATVPEQKTVTLDVDVNNRSDRTEWCSCYYHGNFSLNAAFEIKLHWMAVTAAVLFEMVQGWHRKAASCGFLLVPVLEVPFALSSYLYGDPLRAQLFIPLNIQCLLKEGCDNLFEGFEPETYWDRMQLFQEAILSRFGFVQDKFSASAFNFPSENKPQYIHVTGTVFLQLPYSKRKYSSGQRRRRNSTTSASQSLFGSEERVGYNWAYNTMLTKVWRTGVLGDEKLADRLLRDFTDFCANKDNRLVIFWESCVEKMNASAP comes from the exons ATGTGGAGATTGAAGAAGAGCTTA GTGAGCACATGTGCGTATGTAACACAGAAAGTAGAGTTTGCAGGAATCAG GGCCCAGGCCAGTGAATTGTGGGTTAAAGGAGAGAAGGTCACTTGTGGCTACATTAGCGAAGATACAAGG GTGGTGTTTCGATCCACCTCTGCGATGGTTTATATATTCATTCAGATGAGCTGTGAGATGTGGGACTTTGATATCTAtg GTGATCTTTACTTTGAGAAAGCTGTCAATGGTTTCCTCTCAGATCTGTTTGCCAAATGGAAA GAGAAGAACTGCAGTCATGAGGTTACAGTGGTGCTGTTCTCTCGTACCTTCTACTCGGCCAAATCACTGG ATGAGTTCCCAGAGATGCAAAGAGCATCAGTCCGACAAGACCATGAGGGGCGGTATTATGAGGATTTCTACAG AGTGGTGGCCCAGAATGAAAGACGTGATGAGTGGACGTCTCTGCTCATCACCATTAAGAAGCTTTTCATACAGTATCCTGTGCTGGTGCGTCTTAAAGTAGCAG ATGGATACCCATGTGGGCATAATTCCACTTCTGCTCAGGGAAATTATCTGGAAGCTATAAACTTATCTTTCAATg TTTTTGATAAGCACTACATCAACCGTAACTTTGATCGTACGGGTCAGATGTCGGTGGTCATTACTCCAGGAGTGGGCGTGTTCGAGGTGGACCGCTTGCTCATGATCCTCACCAAACAGCGCATGATCGACAATG GCATCGGTGTAGATCTGGTATGCATGGGAGAGCAGCCTCTCCATGCTGTTCCTCTCTTCAAG TTACATAACCGCACAGTGCATGGAGACTCCAGAATTGGCGATGACTACAACCTGCCTCACTGGATCAACCACAG CTTTTACACATCAAAGAGCCAGAACTCATGCAGCTGTTTTACACCACGGATCAAGCTGGCTGGAAAGAAG GCTCAAGCTGAAAAAGCCAGAAGCAGCAAAGAACATT CTCTTGGTGCTCCAAAAGATGCTGAGAACAGCCTTCCGATCCAGGTGGACTATGATGCGTACGATGCTCAGGTCTTCAGACTTCCTGGTCCCTCAAGAGCCCAGAGGTCCACCAACTTCAG GTCGAGTCGGGACAGGGAGTCAGCCAGCAGGAAAAGCTGGGCCTCATCAGATGTCGGTGGAGGTATTGTGGGCAACTCTCCCCCAACAAGGCCTACAGGACCAGATGAACAGAGGAGCCTGGCATCAGATGACAGTTTGGGACACATCTCCAACATCCTGCTCATCCCACGTCCGGCTCAGGGCCAATATGAGGTCAGCAGCTCCCTCGGGTACACAAGCTGCACAAGAG AATTGCTGGAAAAGATGGTAGAATCCCAGAGGGACTCCAGTGCTCCAGGCCGCTTCACAGTGGGCAGTGCTGAGTCCACCCTTCATGTACGGCCGGGGGGTTACACACCCCAGAGGGCCCTCATCAACCCGTTCGCCCCCTCACGCATGCCTATGAAACTCACCTCCAACCGTCGCCGCTGGATGCACACGTTTCCTGTGG GTCCTTCTGGAGAGGCAATCCAGATCCACCATCAGACACGACAGAACATGGCAGAGCTGCAGGGCAGTGAGCAGAGAGACCCAGCTCGTACCTCTGCAGAGTTGCTGGAACTGGCCTATCACGAAGCCACGGGAAG CAAGCGGACAGCGTCACGTTATGCAGGAGAGAATGGACTGTACATCAGCGGAGTTCCTGACAATGTATCTGGAAGCCCAGCTAGTAGCAACAGCACTG GAACACCAGTGAACCGTGGTTCTTTTGAGGATTATTCCAGCATTCTAGATCCGA TCCTGCTGCTATCTGCCCCTCCAACAGTGCCTAGTTTTTGCTGCACGGTCGGGGTGGACTGGAAGTCCCTCACCACTCCTGCCTGCCTCCCCCTCACGACCGATTACTTTCCCGACCGCCAAACCCTACAGAATGACTACACAGAGGGCTGCTATGACCTGCTGCCACACACTGACCTGGACAG ACGTGACGATGAGTCTCCAGTGATGACAGCCCATCAGGTATTTGAAGAGTTCATCTGTCAACGACTGATGCAAGGCTACCAGATCATTGTACAGCCAAACAGGAAGCCACAGCCTGCTATAGCCCCGCCTCTCAGCAGCAGCCCACTTTATTCCAGAG GGCTGGTGTCTCGGCGTAAACCAGAGGATGAAGAGAGTCTTTACTGGCTCAGTATGGGCAGAACCTTTCATAAAGTCTGCCTTAAAGATAAGATCATTACCGTCACCCGCTACCTCCCAAA GTATCCTTATGAATCCACACAGATTCAGTACAGCTACAATCTGTGCCCTCCACATGCAGACGCCAACTTCCTGCCATTCTGGGTTGAGTTCAGCCACGAGCGGCTGGAGGAGTACAAATGGAACTACTTGGACCAGTACATCTGTTCTGCTGGCTCAGAGGACTTCAG TCTTATTGACTCTCTGAAATTCTGGCGCACACGCTTCTTGCTGCTGCCAGCGGGTGGAGCCAGGCGAATGGCGGATAGTGAGGGTCACTGGGACGTGTATGGGGAGGGAACGGGGGCAGGGCGAGATGGCTTCTCTGGCACTGGGGACTGGTCTCTTTTGGACGGATTTATCCGCTTTTTGGAAGGCCTAAACAGGATTCGTCGGCGTCATCGATCTGATCGAATTATCCGT AAAGGAGCTACTATTAAAGGCCTGCAGGTGACAGGGGCCCTCTCATCCTACAACCCAGAGCCTATAGCACCCCCTGTGGGCAAAAAGGGCACCTCTGCCCTCTCTGCACTTCTGGAGCTGGATCAGACACAGAA GAGTTTAGAAGAGCAGCAGCTTGCTGCTCAGCATGGTGGGAAACCATGTGGACCTTTCAGTGAAGCTGCCAGCGTTGCCTTGACAACCACCTATGTCGATAGCCCCCGTAAG GATGCTGCCTTCATTTTGGACTTTATTCGTAGTCCACGTTCCTCCTACATCTGTCACTCTCAG CTGCCAACTGAACAGGTTCCAGCAAATCCCATTGAGGGTGGGTTGTCAGACAAAGGAGGCAACCAACCAGGTGAGAGAACATCTGCTACATCCCAGGCCACAGGAGACTCAACCCCAGGCACAGGTTCAGAGACTGG GGGGCAGTCAGGGTCCAGTAGTTTGAGTCTTTCCTCATCTTCCACACTAATGGAGATACTGGAAGCCATTAAGCATCCCAC CACTGGAGTGCAGCTTTTGCCAGAGCAGAGAGGCCTGCCTCCCAACTGCTTTGTCAGTGCTGAGGTTGTACATTGGCTGGTGAGCACTGTGGAGAATGTTGCCACACAGGGCATTGCAGTAGAAATCATGCAG AAAATGTTGGATGAAGGTCTAATTACTCATGCCTCCGGTGATGCCATGCGAACCTTTGTCTATGGCTTCTACTTCTACCGGATTGTGGACAAAGACAGCGAGAAGG CCCCTACAACTCAGCTGCCCCCAGCTGGAGCCAATGTATGGTCTGCCGCAGCTTTGGAGGACTTCGCCCTATTCCAGAGGAAGTGGTTTGAGGTGGCCTTTGTTTTGGAGGAACGTCGGCCCTGTGACTTACCTGCCTTCCTGCTACCCTGGTTGCCCAGCCGGCCAGCCTCGTACGCAAGTAGGCATAGCTCCTTCAGCCGCAGCTTCGGAGGACGCAGCCAAGCCGCTGCACTGCTAG CCGCCACAGTTCCAGAACAGAAAACAGTCACCTTGGATGTTGATGTGAACAATCGCAGTGATCGGACGGAATGGTGCAGTTGCTATTACCATGGCAACTTCTCTCTCAATGCTGCTTTTGAAATCAAGCTGCACTGGATGGCTGTCACTGCAGCCGTACTCTTTGAAATG GTGCAAGGCTGGCACAGAAAGGCGGCATCTTGTGGATTCTTGCTTGTACCTGTGTTGGAGGTGCCCTTCGCTTTGTCATCGTACCTATATGGTGACCCTCTCCGTGCTCAGTTGTTTATCCCCTTAAACATCCAGTGCCTACTAAAGGAGGGCTGTGATAACCTGTTTGAAG GGTTTGAGCCAGAGACATACTGGGACAGAATGCAGTTGTTTCAGGAGGCCATACTCTCCAG GTTTGGCTTTGTACAAGACAAGTTCTCAGCATCGGCTTTTAACTTTCCATCAGAGAACAAACCCCAATACATCCATGTAACAG GTACAGTTTTTCTTCAGCTGCCTTACTCAAAAAGGAAATACTCCAGTGGACAGCGGCGCCGTCGTAACTCCACCACCTCTGCCAGTCAGAGCCTGTTTGGTTCTGAAGAGCGAGTGGGCTACAATTGGGCCTACAATACCATGCTGACCAAAGTCTGGAGGACTGGCGTGCTGGGGGACGAGAAACTGGCCGACCGCCTGCTACGAGATTTCACAGACTTTTGTGCCAACAAGGACAATCGACTGGTGATCTTCTGGGAAAGTTGTGTGGAGAAAATGAACGCCAGTGCCCCTTGA
- the depdc5 gene encoding GATOR complex protein DEPDC5 isoform X4 — translation MSLIVLPNLDIFLHVNVCVDVQLKTTMTVTMKANKSYKLVVHKKGFGGSDDELMMNPKVFPQVKLGDIVEIAHPNDEYSPLLLQVKSLKEDLQKETISVDQTVAQAFKLRAYQDVIINIVDPKDVTLDLVELTFKDQYIGRGDMWRLKKSLVSTCAYVTQKVEFAGIRAQASELWVKGEKVTCGYISEDTRVVFRSTSAMVYIFIQMSCEMWDFDIYGDLYFEKAVNGFLSDLFAKWKEKNCSHEVTVVLFSRTFYSAKSLDEFPEMQRASVRQDHEGRYYEDFYRVVAQNERRDEWTSLLITIKKLFIQYPVLVRLKVADGYPCGHNSTSAQGNYLEAINLSFNVFDKHYINRNFDRTGQMSVVITPGVGVFEVDRLLMILTKQRMIDNGIGVDLVCMGEQPLHAVPLFKLHNRTVHGDSRIGDDYNLPHWINHSFYTSKSQNSCSCFTPRIKLAGKKAQAEKARSSKEHSLGAPKDAENSLPIQVDYDAYDAQVFRLPGPSRAQRSTNFRSSRDRESASRKSWASSDVGGGIVGNSPPTRPTGPDEQRSLASDDSLGHISNILLIPRPAQGQYEVSSSLGYTSCTRELLEKMVESQRDSSAPGRFTVGSAESTLHVRPGGYTPQRALINPFAPSRMPMKLTSNRRRWMHTFPVGPSGEAIQIHHQTRQNMAELQGSEQRDPARTSAELLELAYHEATGSKRTASRYAGENGLYISGVPDNVSGSPASSNSTGTPVNRGSFEDYSSILDPILLLSAPPTVPSFCCTVGVDWKSLTTPACLPLTTDYFPDRQTLQNDYTEGCYDLLPHTDLDRRDDESPVMTAHQVFEEFICQRLMQGYQIIVQPNRKPQPAIAPPLSSSPLYSRGLVSRRKPEDEESLYWLSMGRTFHKVCLKDKIITVTRYLPKYPYESTQIQYSYNLCPPHADANFLPFWVEFSHERLEEYKWNYLDQYICSAGSEDFSLIDSLKFWRTRFLLLPAGGARRMADSEGHWDVYGEGTGAGRDGFSGTGDWSLLDGFIRFLEGLNRIRRRHRSDRIIRKGATIKGLQVTGALSSYNPEPIAPPVGKKGTSALSALLELDQTQKSLEEQQLAAQHGGKPCGPFSEAASVALTTTYVDSPRKDAAFILDFIRSPRSSYICHSQLPTEQVPANPIEGGLSDKGGNQPGERTSATSQATGDSTPGTGSETGGQSGSSSLSLSSSSTLMEILEAIKHPTTGVQLLPEQRGLPPNCFVSAEVVHWLVSTVENVATQGIAVEIMQKMLDEGLITHASGDAMRTFVYGFYFYRIVDKDSEKAPTTQLPPAGANVWSAAALEDFALFQRKWFEVAFVLEERRPCDLPAFLLPWLPSRPASYATATVPEQKTVTLDVDVNNRSDRTEWCSCYYHGNFSLNAAFEIKLHWMAVTAAVLFEMVQGWHRKAASCGFLLVPVLEVPFALSSYLYGDPLRAQLFIPLNIQCLLKEGCDNLFEGFEPETYWDRMQLFQEAILSRFGFVQDKFSASAFNFPSENKPQYIHVTGTVFLQLPYSKRKYSSGQRRRRNSTTSASQSLFGSEERVGYNWAYNTMLTKVWRTGVLGDEKLADRLLRDFTDFCANKDNRLVIFWESCVEKMNASAP, via the exons ATGAGTTTGATTGTGCTTCCTaatttggatatttttctccatgtaaatgtgtgtgtggatgtaCAACTTAAGACAACAATGACGGTTACCATGAAGGCAAACAAGTCATACAAGCTTGTGGTGCACAAGAAGGGCTTTGGAGGCAGTG ATGACGAGTTGATGATGAATCCTAAAGTCTTTCCTCAGGTTAAACTGGGGGATATAGTTGAGATTGCACATCCAAATGATGAGTACAG TCCTCTGCTGCTGCAGGTCAAGAGTTTAAAAGAAGACCTGCAGAAAG AAACTATCAGTGTAGATCAGACAGTGGCTCAGGCCTTCAAGCTTCGCGCCTACCAGGACGTCATCATCAATATTGTTGATCCAAAG GACGTGACTTTGGATCTGGTGGAGCTCACCTTCAAAGATCAGTATATTGGACGAGGAGACATGTGGAGATTGAAGAAGAGCTTA GTGAGCACATGTGCGTATGTAACACAGAAAGTAGAGTTTGCAGGAATCAG GGCCCAGGCCAGTGAATTGTGGGTTAAAGGAGAGAAGGTCACTTGTGGCTACATTAGCGAAGATACAAGG GTGGTGTTTCGATCCACCTCTGCGATGGTTTATATATTCATTCAGATGAGCTGTGAGATGTGGGACTTTGATATCTAtg GTGATCTTTACTTTGAGAAAGCTGTCAATGGTTTCCTCTCAGATCTGTTTGCCAAATGGAAA GAGAAGAACTGCAGTCATGAGGTTACAGTGGTGCTGTTCTCTCGTACCTTCTACTCGGCCAAATCACTGG ATGAGTTCCCAGAGATGCAAAGAGCATCAGTCCGACAAGACCATGAGGGGCGGTATTATGAGGATTTCTACAG AGTGGTGGCCCAGAATGAAAGACGTGATGAGTGGACGTCTCTGCTCATCACCATTAAGAAGCTTTTCATACAGTATCCTGTGCTGGTGCGTCTTAAAGTAGCAG ATGGATACCCATGTGGGCATAATTCCACTTCTGCTCAGGGAAATTATCTGGAAGCTATAAACTTATCTTTCAATg TTTTTGATAAGCACTACATCAACCGTAACTTTGATCGTACGGGTCAGATGTCGGTGGTCATTACTCCAGGAGTGGGCGTGTTCGAGGTGGACCGCTTGCTCATGATCCTCACCAAACAGCGCATGATCGACAATG GCATCGGTGTAGATCTGGTATGCATGGGAGAGCAGCCTCTCCATGCTGTTCCTCTCTTCAAG TTACATAACCGCACAGTGCATGGAGACTCCAGAATTGGCGATGACTACAACCTGCCTCACTGGATCAACCACAG CTTTTACACATCAAAGAGCCAGAACTCATGCAGCTGTTTTACACCACGGATCAAGCTGGCTGGAAAGAAG GCTCAAGCTGAAAAAGCCAGAAGCAGCAAAGAACATT CTCTTGGTGCTCCAAAAGATGCTGAGAACAGCCTTCCGATCCAGGTGGACTATGATGCGTACGATGCTCAGGTCTTCAGACTTCCTGGTCCCTCAAGAGCCCAGAGGTCCACCAACTTCAG GTCGAGTCGGGACAGGGAGTCAGCCAGCAGGAAAAGCTGGGCCTCATCAGATGTCGGTGGAGGTATTGTGGGCAACTCTCCCCCAACAAGGCCTACAGGACCAGATGAACAGAGGAGCCTGGCATCAGATGACAGTTTGGGACACATCTCCAACATCCTGCTCATCCCACGTCCGGCTCAGGGCCAATATGAGGTCAGCAGCTCCCTCGGGTACACAAGCTGCACAAGAG AATTGCTGGAAAAGATGGTAGAATCCCAGAGGGACTCCAGTGCTCCAGGCCGCTTCACAGTGGGCAGTGCTGAGTCCACCCTTCATGTACGGCCGGGGGGTTACACACCCCAGAGGGCCCTCATCAACCCGTTCGCCCCCTCACGCATGCCTATGAAACTCACCTCCAACCGTCGCCGCTGGATGCACACGTTTCCTGTGG GTCCTTCTGGAGAGGCAATCCAGATCCACCATCAGACACGACAGAACATGGCAGAGCTGCAGGGCAGTGAGCAGAGAGACCCAGCTCGTACCTCTGCAGAGTTGCTGGAACTGGCCTATCACGAAGCCACGGGAAG CAAGCGGACAGCGTCACGTTATGCAGGAGAGAATGGACTGTACATCAGCGGAGTTCCTGACAATGTATCTGGAAGCCCAGCTAGTAGCAACAGCACTG GAACACCAGTGAACCGTGGTTCTTTTGAGGATTATTCCAGCATTCTAGATCCGA TCCTGCTGCTATCTGCCCCTCCAACAGTGCCTAGTTTTTGCTGCACGGTCGGGGTGGACTGGAAGTCCCTCACCACTCCTGCCTGCCTCCCCCTCACGACCGATTACTTTCCCGACCGCCAAACCCTACAGAATGACTACACAGAGGGCTGCTATGACCTGCTGCCACACACTGACCTGGACAG ACGTGACGATGAGTCTCCAGTGATGACAGCCCATCAGGTATTTGAAGAGTTCATCTGTCAACGACTGATGCAAGGCTACCAGATCATTGTACAGCCAAACAGGAAGCCACAGCCTGCTATAGCCCCGCCTCTCAGCAGCAGCCCACTTTATTCCAGAG GGCTGGTGTCTCGGCGTAAACCAGAGGATGAAGAGAGTCTTTACTGGCTCAGTATGGGCAGAACCTTTCATAAAGTCTGCCTTAAAGATAAGATCATTACCGTCACCCGCTACCTCCCAAA GTATCCTTATGAATCCACACAGATTCAGTACAGCTACAATCTGTGCCCTCCACATGCAGACGCCAACTTCCTGCCATTCTGGGTTGAGTTCAGCCACGAGCGGCTGGAGGAGTACAAATGGAACTACTTGGACCAGTACATCTGTTCTGCTGGCTCAGAGGACTTCAG TCTTATTGACTCTCTGAAATTCTGGCGCACACGCTTCTTGCTGCTGCCAGCGGGTGGAGCCAGGCGAATGGCGGATAGTGAGGGTCACTGGGACGTGTATGGGGAGGGAACGGGGGCAGGGCGAGATGGCTTCTCTGGCACTGGGGACTGGTCTCTTTTGGACGGATTTATCCGCTTTTTGGAAGGCCTAAACAGGATTCGTCGGCGTCATCGATCTGATCGAATTATCCGT AAAGGAGCTACTATTAAAGGCCTGCAGGTGACAGGGGCCCTCTCATCCTACAACCCAGAGCCTATAGCACCCCCTGTGGGCAAAAAGGGCACCTCTGCCCTCTCTGCACTTCTGGAGCTGGATCAGACACAGAA GAGTTTAGAAGAGCAGCAGCTTGCTGCTCAGCATGGTGGGAAACCATGTGGACCTTTCAGTGAAGCTGCCAGCGTTGCCTTGACAACCACCTATGTCGATAGCCCCCGTAAG GATGCTGCCTTCATTTTGGACTTTATTCGTAGTCCACGTTCCTCCTACATCTGTCACTCTCAG CTGCCAACTGAACAGGTTCCAGCAAATCCCATTGAGGGTGGGTTGTCAGACAAAGGAGGCAACCAACCAGGTGAGAGAACATCTGCTACATCCCAGGCCACAGGAGACTCAACCCCAGGCACAGGTTCAGAGACTGG GGGGCAGTCAGGGTCCAGTAGTTTGAGTCTTTCCTCATCTTCCACACTAATGGAGATACTGGAAGCCATTAAGCATCCCAC CACTGGAGTGCAGCTTTTGCCAGAGCAGAGAGGCCTGCCTCCCAACTGCTTTGTCAGTGCTGAGGTTGTACATTGGCTGGTGAGCACTGTGGAGAATGTTGCCACACAGGGCATTGCAGTAGAAATCATGCAG AAAATGTTGGATGAAGGTCTAATTACTCATGCCTCCGGTGATGCCATGCGAACCTTTGTCTATGGCTTCTACTTCTACCGGATTGTGGACAAAGACAGCGAGAAGG CCCCTACAACTCAGCTGCCCCCAGCTGGAGCCAATGTATGGTCTGCCGCAGCTTTGGAGGACTTCGCCCTATTCCAGAGGAAGTGGTTTGAGGTGGCCTTTGTTTTGGAGGAACGTCGGCCCTGTGACTTACCTGCCTTCCTGCTACCCTGGTTGCCCAGCCGGCCAGCCTCGTACGCAA CCGCCACAGTTCCAGAACAGAAAACAGTCACCTTGGATGTTGATGTGAACAATCGCAGTGATCGGACGGAATGGTGCAGTTGCTATTACCATGGCAACTTCTCTCTCAATGCTGCTTTTGAAATCAAGCTGCACTGGATGGCTGTCACTGCAGCCGTACTCTTTGAAATG GTGCAAGGCTGGCACAGAAAGGCGGCATCTTGTGGATTCTTGCTTGTACCTGTGTTGGAGGTGCCCTTCGCTTTGTCATCGTACCTATATGGTGACCCTCTCCGTGCTCAGTTGTTTATCCCCTTAAACATCCAGTGCCTACTAAAGGAGGGCTGTGATAACCTGTTTGAAG GGTTTGAGCCAGAGACATACTGGGACAGAATGCAGTTGTTTCAGGAGGCCATACTCTCCAG GTTTGGCTTTGTACAAGACAAGTTCTCAGCATCGGCTTTTAACTTTCCATCAGAGAACAAACCCCAATACATCCATGTAACAG GTACAGTTTTTCTTCAGCTGCCTTACTCAAAAAGGAAATACTCCAGTGGACAGCGGCGCCGTCGTAACTCCACCACCTCTGCCAGTCAGAGCCTGTTTGGTTCTGAAGAGCGAGTGGGCTACAATTGGGCCTACAATACCATGCTGACCAAAGTCTGGAGGACTGGCGTGCTGGGGGACGAGAAACTGGCCGACCGCCTGCTACGAGATTTCACAGACTTTTGTGCCAACAAGGACAATCGACTGGTGATCTTCTGGGAAAGTTGTGTGGAGAAAATGAACGCCAGTGCCCCTTGA